The Peromyscus eremicus chromosome 11, PerEre_H2_v1, whole genome shotgun sequence genome includes a window with the following:
- the S100z gene encoding protein S100-Z has translation MPTQLEMAMDTMIRIFHRYSCKEGDRFKLNKGELKMLLQRELTEFLTCQKDPQLVDKIMQDLDANKDNEVDFNEFVVMVAALTVACNDYFVEQLKKKDKQADARQK, from the exons ATGCCCACCCAGCTGGAGATGGCCATGGACACGATGATTCGGATCTTCCACCGCTACTCTTGCAAAGAGGGGGACAGGTTCAAGCTGAACAAAGGGGAACTGAAGATGTTATTACAGCGGGAGCTCACAGAATTCCTCACG tgCCAAAAGGACCCCCAGTTGGTGGATAAGATAATGCAGGACCTGGACGCCAACAAGGACAACGAAGTGGATTTTAATGAATTTGTGGTCATGGTGGCGGCTCTGACCGTTGCTTGTAACGATTACTTTGTGGAGCAGCTGAAGAAGAAAGACAAGCAGGCTGACGCAAGACAGAAATAG